One window from the genome of Candidatus Chlorohelix allophototropha encodes:
- a CDS encoding alpha/beta hydrolase, whose amino-acid sequence MEQIAVTFPSGSGAVELEGVWHPPTRRATNAAVIVLHGSAYNKDSEPSISLCTGAAELGLTALRFDFRYVKQDSIQKFDELTDGLDDLLGAYNFLQGFGKEIKPKRLYLIGKSVGGVVALHFTLQPEYADKISGLGCLGLILHNTEHTEWYWQDRINNLKSPFLAIQGEHDPYSSPDELDEFCRNLPVPAQYEILKGTGHSYEPVPAISNEEEQQAAYQNNMAQAVKLTLNWLEKLEEGRKDLRK is encoded by the coding sequence ATGGAGCAAATCGCAGTAACTTTCCCATCTGGTAGCGGTGCGGTAGAATTAGAGGGTGTCTGGCATCCCCCAACTCGCCGCGCCACTAATGCTGCCGTTATTGTATTGCACGGTAGCGCATACAATAAGGATAGTGAGCCATCTATAAGCCTGTGTACCGGAGCGGCGGAGCTGGGATTGACTGCCTTACGCTTTGATTTTCGTTATGTAAAGCAAGATAGCATTCAGAAATTTGATGAATTAACCGATGGGTTGGATGACCTGCTGGGAGCATATAACTTCTTGCAAGGCTTCGGTAAGGAAATCAAGCCAAAACGTTTATACCTAATCGGGAAATCTGTCGGCGGAGTAGTAGCCTTACATTTTACCCTCCAGCCCGAATATGCTGATAAAATCAGCGGGCTTGGCTGTCTTGGGTTGATACTACACAATACTGAACACACCGAATGGTACTGGCAAGACCGGATTAATAACCTGAAAAGCCCTTTTCTGGCGATACAAGGCGAGCATGACCCTTACTCCAGCCCAGATGAACTGGATGAATTTTGTCGGAATTTGCCTGTTCCCGCCCAATACGAGATTTTAAAGGGAACGGGTCACAGTTACGAACCTGTACCAGCCATATCTAATGAGGAAGAGCAACAAGCTGCATACCAGAACAATATGGCACAGGCGGTAAAGCTAACCTTGAATTGGCTGGAAAAGTTAGAGGAAGGGCGCAAGGATTTACGAAAATGA
- a CDS encoding Crp/Fnr family transcriptional regulator has product MPEDLLRAICQTHPLVYQKWVLAFKQSLGDSHNDSATPDRHNEICKELLIAFRTGDDKAFLCLINLEGRVMARAGLALPALLRALSEFFNLSWEILSATPIFERRPSLLLPLTERLNSLRSRAQNTLLESFTDEEHAIQRERAAEYERTLRHRLENMTVEELIKSIPSFRVVKHRKGHLVLEPGDYQPGLFFVLSGSVRIYEILQDGRAISLSILGKGDVFARTQGTNTYFRDVYAEAMQESVVAFIKEKSLENLMETSPLLASCVISSFSNQLSQSQSLIEGILGRSVALRLGRLLLKLADGFGVAQETGNVTINLNLTHQELADMLGSNRVTVTRKLLELQKLSLISIDNHTISILDRCGLEKLAA; this is encoded by the coding sequence ATGCCTGAAGACTTGTTAAGGGCTATCTGTCAGACACATCCTCTTGTTTATCAAAAATGGGTTTTAGCGTTTAAGCAGAGTTTGGGTGATTCACACAACGATTCAGCTACCCCCGACCGTCACAATGAGATATGTAAAGAACTACTAATTGCCTTCAGAACTGGAGATGATAAAGCATTTTTGTGCTTAATCAATCTTGAAGGCAGAGTTATGGCACGTGCGGGACTTGCTCTACCCGCTTTGTTACGGGCTTTATCCGAGTTTTTTAACTTGTCTTGGGAAATTCTAAGCGCTACTCCGATATTTGAGAGGAGGCCGAGTCTGCTGTTGCCTCTGACTGAAAGACTTAACTCACTGCGTAGCCGTGCGCAGAATACGTTACTCGAATCCTTTACCGACGAGGAACATGCAATTCAGCGTGAACGCGCTGCCGAATATGAGCGTACTTTGCGCCACAGACTGGAAAACATGACCGTAGAGGAATTAATCAAATCAATTCCCTCTTTTAGAGTAGTAAAACATCGTAAAGGACACTTGGTGCTAGAACCGGGAGATTACCAGCCGGGTTTGTTCTTTGTGTTAAGCGGTAGTGTCCGGATTTATGAAATTTTGCAGGATGGGCGTGCCATCAGCCTTTCTATTCTGGGCAAAGGTGATGTATTTGCCAGAACCCAAGGCACCAATACTTACTTTAGAGATGTGTATGCCGAAGCAATGCAGGAATCGGTTGTAGCATTTATTAAAGAAAAGTCGCTCGAAAACTTAATGGAAACCTCGCCATTATTGGCATCATGTGTTATTTCAAGCTTTTCAAACCAATTATCGCAATCTCAAAGCCTTATTGAAGGAATATTGGGACGCAGCGTAGCTTTGAGACTCGGCAGGTTGTTGTTAAAACTTGCGGATGGGTTTGGAGTAGCGCAGGAAACCGGAAATGTTACCATCAATTTGAACCTGACACATCAAGAACTCGCCGATATGCTTGGCAGTAACCGCGTAACGGTAACACGTAAGCTTTTGGAATTACAGAAGCTGTCGCTTATCAGTATCGATAACCATACAATATCTATCTTAGATCGCTGTGGTTTGGAAAAACTAGCAGCGTAA
- a CDS encoding CobW family GTP-binding protein → MKRLPVYLLTGFLGSGKTTLLQKLLGYCREQSLKVGLLVNDFGAVNVDALLVGAAQRGNEQITMMQLSGGCACCTVSRELVVDILEMTMAYELDLIIIEASGVADALDLLDQLTMPGLLRRIYPAAVVSVVDGLRFYDLAQTMPLVQRQVQYADLLIFNKCDLLVGDIYDKALAELQKLNPHATIHPTSYAEIDPSLIFERITSNVVPQEQAKHNHMTFHAWEHALTKPFDRLSFEALLLRMPLQIIRAKGFVRFFGESALYLLQYVAGQYAFTCLEDSNEIQPKLVFIGQNLNLEELKRSLQECEA, encoded by the coding sequence ATGAAGCGTTTACCGGTATATCTATTGACTGGATTTCTAGGTAGCGGCAAAACCACCCTGCTACAAAAGTTGCTGGGTTATTGTCGCGAACAAAGCTTGAAAGTCGGCTTATTGGTGAACGATTTCGGCGCGGTCAATGTTGATGCGCTTTTGGTAGGCGCAGCGCAGCGTGGGAATGAACAGATAACCATGATGCAACTCAGCGGCGGGTGTGCCTGCTGCACCGTTAGCCGCGAATTAGTGGTTGATATTCTAGAAATGACAATGGCGTATGAGCTTGACTTGATTATCATCGAGGCGAGCGGCGTAGCAGATGCGCTGGATTTGCTAGATCAGCTTACGATGCCCGGCTTATTGCGCAGAATTTATCCTGCCGCAGTGGTTTCGGTGGTGGACGGTTTGCGCTTTTACGACCTTGCCCAAACCATGCCGCTGGTACAAAGACAAGTTCAGTACGCCGATCTTTTAATATTCAACAAATGCGACCTCTTGGTAGGCGATATTTATGATAAAGCATTGGCAGAACTCCAGAAACTAAACCCCCACGCTACCATTCATCCTACCAGTTACGCCGAAATTGACCCCTCCCTAATTTTTGAGCGAATTACCAGCAACGTTGTTCCTCAAGAGCAAGCCAAGCATAATCACATGACTTTTCATGCTTGGGAACATGCTTTAACCAAACCGTTTGACCGTCTGAGTTTTGAAGCATTATTGTTACGAATGCCCTTGCAGATAATACGCGCCAAAGGATTTGTGAGATTTTTCGGTGAATCTGCTTTGTATCTGCTTCAGTATGTTGCCGGGCAGTATGCTTTCACATGCCTCGAAGATAGCAATGAAATTCAGCCCAAACTGGTATTCATCGGGCAAAACCTAAATCTTGAAGAATTAAAACGTAGCTTACAAGAGTGCGAGGCGTAA
- the tyrS gene encoding tyrosine--tRNA ligase — translation MRFSVAAQVFEKFPDYIVGGVIAAGLDNNRVQELSYRLLLEAMQEARSHFNDDTANLTSHPYIARWREAFRLAGIKPGDFQSSSEALLRRVVKGQDLPSINPAINIANAVSVRYAIPMGGHDLDRLVGDLAVRLSHSDDVFSPPDGDEGQIEKLPAGEIAYIDEAEVRTRRWVWRQGRKARVDENSQNIFFPIDGFESLNGNEVRQAAEELAKLLTEHLGAQCQTFVVNRQQPSYLWEIHTESRSDKMSSPTIITGLKRERDKIDELLTRGVAQIVTREELEAKLRSGKQLRVKLGIDPTGPLIHIGRSVTLQKLRQFQDLGHQIVLIIGQFTGQIGDASDKTSTRPMLTPDQVAENTRTYRQQISKILDESKVEWRNNLDWFGNMPFKEGIILMTNFTVAQMIERDNFRERWDAGKPISLQEIVYPVLQGYDSVMINSDVEIGGTDQLFNMMAGRLLQERYGQAPQSVMCNAMINGTDGRKMSTSQGNGVYISEPPKDMYAKMLRTIDELILEYFEVLTKVPLDDLDAMKQQLDSGENPMLLKKKLAYTLTEQYHGTEAATEAQRDFEQVHQRREMPEDMPIFTPETGISEVVLQELLVKNGLATSNKDAQRTATEGGIRINGEKVTDAKARITLQDGMVIQRGNRQFLKIKL, via the coding sequence ATGCGATTCAGCGTTGCGGCACAGGTTTTTGAAAAGTTTCCTGATTATATTGTTGGTGGGGTAATCGCGGCAGGGCTTGATAATAACCGGGTGCAAGAATTATCTTACCGATTGCTTCTCGAAGCCATGCAGGAAGCACGCAGCCATTTTAACGATGATACGGCGAATCTTACCAGTCATCCTTATATTGCGCGGTGGCGAGAAGCTTTCCGATTAGCAGGCATAAAGCCCGGTGATTTCCAATCATCCTCAGAAGCGTTGTTGCGGCGAGTGGTGAAAGGACAGGATTTACCCTCGATTAATCCTGCTATCAATATCGCAAATGCGGTTTCGGTACGCTATGCTATTCCGATGGGTGGACATGATCTTGACCGTTTGGTGGGCGATTTAGCGGTAAGGCTTTCCCATAGTGATGATGTTTTTTCCCCGCCCGATGGCGATGAGGGACAGATTGAAAAATTACCCGCCGGGGAAATCGCATATATAGATGAGGCTGAAGTACGCACCCGCCGTTGGGTTTGGCGGCAAGGTCGTAAAGCCCGCGTGGATGAAAATAGCCAGAACATTTTCTTCCCGATAGATGGCTTTGAAAGTTTAAACGGTAATGAGGTGCGCCAAGCTGCGGAAGAGTTGGCAAAGCTGCTAACTGAACATCTAGGGGCACAGTGCCAAACTTTTGTGGTAAATCGGCAGCAACCATCTTACCTTTGGGAAATTCACACCGAGAGCAGGAGCGATAAAATGAGTAGTCCTACCATTATTACCGGACTTAAACGAGAGCGCGATAAAATAGATGAATTGCTGACTCGTGGCGTGGCGCAAATTGTAACGCGCGAGGAATTGGAAGCCAAGTTGCGCAGTGGTAAACAGTTGCGCGTTAAGTTAGGCATTGATCCAACGGGACCGCTTATCCATATTGGGCGTAGCGTAACGCTGCAAAAATTGCGCCAGTTTCAGGATTTAGGACACCAGATTGTGCTTATAATCGGGCAATTTACCGGGCAAATCGGGGATGCCAGTGATAAAACCAGCACCCGCCCCATGCTTACACCCGATCAAGTAGCAGAAAACACGCGCACTTATCGCCAGCAAATCAGCAAGATTCTGGATGAAAGCAAAGTAGAATGGCGCAATAATCTCGATTGGTTTGGCAATATGCCTTTTAAAGAGGGCATCATCCTCATGACCAATTTTACCGTTGCCCAAATGATTGAGCGTGATAACTTCCGCGAACGTTGGGATGCCGGAAAACCTATCAGCTTGCAAGAAATCGTCTATCCGGTATTACAGGGCTATGACTCGGTGATGATAAATTCTGATGTAGAAATAGGCGGCACCGACCAACTGTTCAACATGATGGCGGGGCGTCTCTTGCAAGAGCGTTATGGGCAAGCGCCTCAGAGCGTTATGTGTAATGCCATGATCAATGGAACTGATGGTCGCAAGATGAGTACCAGTCAGGGCAATGGGGTTTACATCAGTGAACCGCCCAAAGATATGTATGCAAAAATGCTGCGCACTATCGACGAGTTGATTCTGGAATATTTTGAGGTGCTAACCAAAGTGCCGCTAGATGACCTTGACGCTATGAAGCAACAACTCGATTCGGGCGAAAATCCCATGCTACTGAAGAAAAAGTTAGCATACACCTTGACAGAGCAATATCATGGCACTGAGGCAGCAACAGAAGCGCAACGGGATTTTGAGCAAGTGCATCAACGCCGCGAAATGCCTGAAGATATGCCAATTTTCACGCCTGAAACCGGAATTTCTGAAGTGGTATTGCAGGAGTTACTAGTAAAGAACGGATTGGCAACCAGCAATAAAGATGCACAGCGCACCGCAACCGAAGGCGGTATTCGCATAAATGGTGAGAAAGTAACCGATGCTAAAGCGCGAATCACACTTCAAGATGGCATGGTGATTCAGCGCGGTAATCGCCAGTTTTTGAAGATAAAGTTGTAA
- a CDS encoding CapA family protein codes for MHRSGLKAGCFFSLLFSFLLMLLPCFNIAHAEQVVLPFQTPLSSMNNCGSGVSTDTHFTLAATGDFFPHLIIQHAGESLGYDYLFDKVRPFLANTDLGYTNFDGALLEDAPLSEYPNFNFSPQLAPALKKAGIGVVSTANNHILDKGLRGLDATLKVLDNSGILQHGTVSGEDVTKPRPPYLPINLSRNGVKVKIGFLSFTWGTNGIPDPNNQVNLLWETNEYGRQGKIRPQVLEAIAQARSETDFVVVAAHWGQEYNFYPEEYQIEGAKQMAAAGADVILGSQPHTLQPLDIIETGNHKTLVIYSLANFLAAQSWNQQEKFTNTSVILYVGFARREDGKVQLTGYRYLPIMMTDGETRTAPFPAENDQRSAAHVRELLRDPSGLQQFPEAPLPNRLEVCPTLSFPEASDNTIRGDFYRYYTTLGNNYTRSLQESVAIIGLPLGKVKRELSGDCSQYTYVLYTERQRLELQPDTDWPFRIVGTQLGTEVYKEKYKLTDVERLPESEIASELFQNFYQKYGGVVVFGYPISGELRETDSETGFVKTVQYFERSRFETVLGTSGNPNPLYSVQLGLLGKEYAGIEAQCTNRSTAINKVVAQPPKPGTTSSEVRKMETASKSSNYNALWQAIILTIIPGVVLLSANRVWNKIKTKHKHAKKLALQANNWKYNEGIKSRGERI; via the coding sequence ATGCACAGGTCAGGATTGAAAGCTGGCTGTTTTTTTTCTCTGCTATTCTCTTTTTTATTGATGCTATTGCCGTGTTTTAACATTGCCCACGCTGAACAAGTTGTATTACCTTTCCAAACACCTTTATCTTCTATGAATAATTGCGGTAGTGGTGTCTCTACCGACACTCATTTTACTTTGGCAGCAACCGGTGATTTTTTTCCGCATCTAATTATCCAGCATGCCGGGGAATCTTTAGGCTATGATTATCTTTTCGATAAGGTACGACCTTTTCTCGCAAATACCGATCTAGGTTACACCAATTTTGATGGGGCGTTGCTAGAAGATGCGCCGCTTTCTGAATATCCCAACTTTAATTTCAGTCCTCAGCTTGCACCGGCATTAAAAAAAGCAGGAATTGGCGTAGTTAGCACCGCTAATAACCATATTTTGGACAAAGGCTTGCGCGGGTTAGATGCAACCCTAAAAGTGCTAGACAATAGCGGTATTCTGCAACATGGTACTGTCTCCGGTGAGGATGTAACAAAGCCGCGCCCACCTTACCTTCCGATCAATCTTTCCCGCAATGGTGTAAAAGTAAAAATCGGCTTCCTTTCTTTTACGTGGGGCACAAATGGGATACCAGACCCAAATAATCAGGTGAACTTGTTGTGGGAAACAAATGAATATGGTCGGCAAGGTAAAATTCGCCCGCAAGTCTTGGAAGCTATAGCCCAAGCCCGAAGTGAAACCGATTTTGTGGTAGTTGCCGCTCACTGGGGGCAGGAGTATAACTTTTATCCCGAAGAATACCAAATAGAAGGCGCAAAGCAAATGGCAGCGGCAGGTGCAGATGTTATTCTGGGCTCACAACCCCACACCCTCCAACCACTCGATATTATTGAAACAGGCAATCACAAAACACTGGTAATTTATTCACTGGCGAATTTTCTGGCAGCACAAAGCTGGAACCAGCAAGAAAAATTTACCAACACTTCGGTAATTCTATATGTAGGTTTCGCACGCCGAGAGGATGGTAAGGTGCAGCTAACCGGCTACCGTTATTTGCCGATTATGATGACTGACGGAGAAACGCGCACTGCGCCGTTTCCGGCAGAAAATGACCAACGTAGCGCTGCCCACGTGCGGGAATTGCTGCGTGACCCATCCGGTTTGCAACAATTCCCGGAGGCACCGCTCCCCAATCGGTTAGAAGTGTGCCCCACACTTTCTTTCCCCGAAGCTTCAGACAACACTATTAGAGGGGATTTTTACCGCTACTATACCACGCTGGGTAATAATTACACTCGTTCATTACAGGAGTCGGTAGCTATAATCGGTTTACCTTTGGGTAAGGTAAAGCGAGAGCTATCCGGGGATTGCAGCCAATATACCTATGTGCTTTATACCGAACGGCAACGCTTGGAACTACAGCCTGATACAGACTGGCCTTTCCGAATAGTTGGAACGCAACTTGGAACTGAGGTTTACAAAGAAAAATACAAGCTCACCGATGTTGAAAGATTACCGGAAAGTGAAATCGCTAGTGAGCTATTCCAGAATTTTTATCAAAAGTACGGAGGAGTGGTAGTATTTGGCTACCCCATCAGCGGAGAATTACGCGAAACCGACTCCGAAACGGGGTTTGTAAAAACGGTGCAATATTTTGAACGGTCGCGTTTTGAAACCGTTCTCGGCACAAGTGGCAACCCCAATCCTCTTTATAGCGTCCAACTCGGTTTGTTAGGCAAAGAGTATGCGGGAATAGAAGCACAGTGTACGAACCGTAGCACAGCTATAAACAAAGTAGTAGCCCAACCGCCAAAACCGGGTACAACTTCATCAGAGGTTAGAAAGATGGAAACTGCTTCCAAAAGTAGCAATTATAATGCGCTCTGGCAGGCGATAATCCTGACGATAATTCCGGGAGTGGTACTTTTATCGGCTAACCGAGTGTGGAACAAAATAAAAACAAAGCACAAACATGCGAAAAAACTGGCATTGCAAGCGAATAATTGGAAATACAATGAGGGGATTAAAAGTCGGGGCGAGAGGATTTGA
- a CDS encoding ribonuclease HI family protein, with translation MSNNIAEINEYDYILTFDGGADPNPGRGYGSYHLKTRKGKERLESRIQFGDNMTNNQAEYTALISGLADLVETIERAGKQPSTYSVRVWGDSNLVIQQLKGAWKVKDPKLEPLHRRALELSKRFKATSLNWHDRSNSVRLLGH, from the coding sequence ATGAGCAATAACATAGCTGAAATAAATGAATATGATTACATTCTCACCTTCGATGGTGGGGCAGACCCTAACCCCGGTCGGGGCTATGGCAGTTATCACCTTAAAACCCGCAAAGGCAAAGAAAGACTAGAAAGCCGGATTCAATTTGGCGACAATATGACCAACAATCAGGCTGAATATACCGCCCTTATCAGTGGCTTAGCCGATCTGGTAGAAACTATTGAGCGCGCCGGCAAACAGCCTTCGACCTATAGTGTGCGAGTTTGGGGGGATAGCAACTTAGTTATTCAACAGCTAAAAGGGGCGTGGAAAGTCAAAGACCCCAAACTTGAACCGCTGCATCGCAGAGCTTTGGAACTATCAAAACGTTTCAAGGCAACCTCCCTCAATTGGCATGATCGTTCCAACAGCGTGCGCTTGCTCGGTCATTAG